A stretch of the Xiphias gladius isolate SHS-SW01 ecotype Sanya breed wild chromosome 21, ASM1685928v1, whole genome shotgun sequence genome encodes the following:
- the sulf2a gene encoding extracellular sulfatase Sulf-2a yields the protein MAGRVVYAPLPLLLLLLVLVGVLRMAQGSGYLSGYRLRSRLQRDRHFRNIRPNIILILTDDQDIELGSMQAMNKTRHIMEKGGTHFSNAFSTTPMCCPSRSSILTGKYVHNHHTYTNNENCSSPSWQAHHEPHTFAVHLNNSGYRTAFFGKYLNEYNGSYVPPGWKEWVALVKNSRFYNYTLCRNGVREKHSSNYSKDYLTDIITNDSINYFRMSKRMYPHRPVMMVLSHVAPHGPEDSAPQYSSAFPNASQHITPSYNYAPNPDKHWILRYTGPMKPVHMQFTNMLQRRRMQTLLSVDDSVEKVYNMLVETGEVDNTYLIYTSDHGYHIGQFGLVKGKSMPYEFDIRVPFYVRGPNVEHGAINSHIVLNIDLAPTLLDMAGVDIPAEMDGKSILKLMDTDRPVNRFQLSRKGKTWRDSFLVERGKPPHKRADGKEVAQEENFLPKYQRVKDLCQKAEYQTSCQQPGQKWQCVEDPTGKLRLYKCKGMASLYAPRMQALMASGASQLSLTSNSDSCNCADVGVKTSILKRKRLLTKKKMKSSKSVSKKRWARSVSFELDGDLYAVDLEEGYRPLGYRNSSGTRDRRRGVGNEEDNEEFSGMGVTAKPTTSSRLTPPAALKVTYRCSILMNDTVKCDGGLYKSLQAWKDHKLHIEHEIETLQTKIKNLREVKGHLKKVRPEECQCTTPSYLLKNKETFRLNAGRMHSLRMPSKQKSQWLQKEQKRRKKLRKFLKRLQNNDTCSMPGLTCFTHDNHHWQTAPFWTMGPFCACTSANNNTYWCLRTINDTHNFLFCEFATGFLEYFDLNTDPYQLINAVSTLDRNVLNSMHQQLMDLRGCKGHKQCNPEKGGKERSYFSEYRPVHRRKRPKVKKPSSKSLGQIWEGWVG from the exons ATGGCAGGGAGGGTGGTCTACGCCCCTCTCCCGCTTCTTCTGCTCCTTCTGGTCCTGGTGGGTGTGCTTCGCATGGCCCAGGGCTCTGGCTACCTGTCTGGATATCGCCTCAGGTCTCGCCTGCAGAGGGACCGGCACTTCCGCAACATCCGACCCAACATCATCCTGATCCTCACAGATGATCAGGACATAGAACTGG GCTCAATGCAGGCCATGAACAAAACGAGGCACATCATGGAGAAGGGCGGCACGCATTTCTCAAACGCCTTCTCCACCACGCCCATGTGCTGCCCATCCCGCTCTTCCATCCTGACAGGGAAGTACGTGCACAACCACCACACCTACACCAACAACGAGAACTGCTCCTCACCCTCGTGGCAGGCCCACCACGAGCCGCACACTTTCGCTGTACACCTCAACAACTCTGGCTACAGAACAG CCTTTTTTGGAAAGTATCTGAATGAGTACAATGGCTCCTATGTGCCCCCTGGCTGGAAGGAATGGGTAGCACTGGTGAAGAACTCACGCTTCTACAACTACACCCTCTGCAGGAACGGAGTACGagagaaacacagcagcaaCTACTCAAAG GACTACCTGACAGACATCATTACCAACGACAGCATCAACTACTTCCGTATGTCCAAGAGGATGTACCCTCACCGTCCTGTCATGATGGTCCTGAGCCACGTTGCTCCGCATGGTCCAGAGGACTCCGCTCCGCAGTACAGTTCTGCCTTCCCCAACGCATCACAGCACAT AACCCCCAGCTACAACTACGCCCCTAACCCAGACAAGCACTGGATCCTACGCTACACAGGACCTATGAAGCCTGTCCACATGCAGTTCACTAACATGCTGCAGCGCAGGAGGATGCAGACCCTGCTGTCTGTTGATGACAGTGTGGAGAAG GTGTATAACATGTTGGTGGAGACGGGGGAAGTGGACAACACCTACCTCATTTACACCTCAGACCACGGCTACCATATCGGCCAGTTTGGTCTGGTCAAGGGCAAATCAATGCCTTATGAGTTTGACATCCGTGTCCCCTTCTATGTACGAGGACCTAATGTGGAGCACGGTGCCAT TAATTCTCATATAGTGCTGAACATTGACTTGGCACCGACTCTGCTGGACATGGCTGGTGTTGATATCCCTGCAGAAATGGATGGCAAGTCTATCCTCAAGCTGATGGACACAGACAGGCCAGTCAATAG GTTCCAGTTAAGCAGGAAGGGCAAAACATGGAGAGATTCTTTCCTTGTGGAGAGAGG GAAGCCTCCACACAAGAGAGCTGACGGGAAGGAAGTGGCCCAGGAGGAGAACTTCCTGCCAAAATACCAGCGGGTGAAGGACCTGTGTCAGAAAGCAGAGTACCAGACCTCCTGCCAGCAGCCAGGACAG AAATGGCAGTGTGTGGAGGACCCGACTGGCAAGCTGAGGCTGTATAAGTGCAAGGGCATGGCTAGTCTCTATGCCCCACGTATGCAGGCTCTGATGGCCAGCGGTGCCTCCCAGCTGTCTCTCACATCCAACTCAGACAGCTGTAACTGTGCTGATGTGGGCGTCAAAACATCAATCCTGAAGAGGAAGAGGCTGCTCACCAAGAAGA AGATGAAATCCAGTAAGAGTGTCTCCAAGAAGCGCTGGGCTCGTTCTGTATCATTTGAGCTGGATGGAGACCTGTACGCCGTGGACCTGGAGGAGGGCTACCGGCCCCTGGGGTACAGGAACAGCAGCGGGAccagagacaggaggagaggggtgGGGAATGAGGAGGACAATGAAGAGTTCAGCGGTATGGGAGTCACAGCCAAacccaccaccagcagcagacTCACACCACCTGCTGCTCTTAAAGTCActtacag GTGCTCCATTCTTATGAATGACACAGTAAAGTGTGACGGAGGACTCTACAAGTCCCTTCAAGCATGGAAAGACCATAAACTACACATAGAGCATGAG ATTGAAACGCTGCAGACCAAAATCAAGAACCTGcgtgaggtcaaaggtcacctgAAAAAGGTGCGGCCTGAGGAATGTCAGTGTACCACTCCCAG TTATCTCCTGAAGAATAAAGAGACTTTCAGGCTAAATGCAGGACGCATGCACTCACTTCG AATGCCGTCCAAGCAGAAAAGTCAATGGCTGCAGAAGGAACAGAAGCGCAGAAAGAAACTACGTAAATTCCTCAAAAGGCTCCAGAACAATGACACCTGCAGCATGCCTGGCCTCACCTGCTTCACCCACGACAACCATCACTGGCAGACTGCCCCCTTTTGGACAA tgGGTCCATTCTGTGCATGCACCAGTGCCAACAACAACACCTACTGGTGCCTCAGGACCATCAATGACACACACAACTTCCTGTTCTGTGAATTTGCTACCGGTTTCCTGGAGTATTTTGACCTCAACACTGACCCATACCAG CTGATAAATGCTGTGAGCACCCTCGACCGCAACGTTCTGAATTCAATGCATCAACAGCTCATGGACTTACGAGGCTGCAAGGGACATAAGCAATGCAACCCGGAGAAGG GGGGAAAGGAGCGAAGCTACTTCAGTGAAtacag ACCAGTTCATCGTCGAAAGAGGCCAAAAGTGAAGAAGCCTTCCTCCAAATCGCT AGGGCAGATTTGGGAAGGGTGGGTTGGTTAA